The DNA region GGCAGATAATAAGCCACAGCCCAATGCAACACTCAATCGACGCCATAAATTCACGATGACGGTGGGGAAACACTTATCGTTGTTGGTTTTCCACATGAGACTCTATACCCCTGTTTTCTATAACTTATAGATATGATTTTTTTGCACAGGAATCTTAATCAATTTGAACGTCATTGGGTTTTCTTTTCTGCGTTTTTTACCCATGTTTACACAGGAAAATACGGTTTATTTCAATTGTAAAAAAATAAACCTGTGCCTGAATAAATCAGACACAGGTTTCTACTGTACGCTTATTTAAAAACGAGCGCGCAGGCCTACAGCAAAGCGAGCATCCTGAGCATAGGAGTAGGCAATATTATCACCCGCGCCATTCTGATCCATGATCCCGATGGTTTTCTCCTTGAGCAGATTAGTTGCCTCTGCAGTAATCGTGTAATTATCAAGGAAGGTATAGCTGATGGACGCATCCAGTTGACCATAGTCATCGTTATACACAGGGATTGAGGCTTTGCCTGACCAATCCGGGAAATCTGGATTAAATCCGTTTCCACCCCAAGCAATCAGGTACTTGCTACGCCAAGAATAAGCCAAACGAGCAGAGAAGCCATCCTTTTCATACATACCCACCAAGTTAAAGGCATTTTTGGATAACTGATCAACTGGCAATTGACCATAGGCAGACCCATCTGTGTCTACAGGTGCTGCTCCTGAAGTACCATTCGAATTAGGCAACGAGACATCAGCCTTACTATCTATATAAGTGTAGTTAGCTTGAATACCTAACCCATCAAATGGGGCTGGTAATGTATCAAAGAATTTATTGATGCCGATCTCCAAGCCATTGATATCACCACTGCCAACATTATCCAACCACGTAGCTGTTCCTGAGAAGTCTCCAATCGCATAAGGAGCGGTTTTCTTTTTGAAAAATCCTTCAACTTGTTTATTAAACAAAGCCGCATAAACCATACCGCCAAGATCATCAAAATACCACTCAATGGATAAGTCAAACTGAGTAGCTTCCATTGGCTTAAGATATGGATTGGTATCTTGATTCAAATTGTAGGCTCTGATAATACCTGTTTCCTGATCGATATTAGGATCAACCGTAACGAATGCCTGCATATCTGAAAATGATGGTGCCCAGATAGCTTTAGATGCGGCAAAACGAATATATACATCATCCGTTGCTCGCATACGCAGGTTAAAACTAGGCAACACATGAGTGTCACTGACCTTGGCTTCTAGCGGCTGTGTTATACGTGGCACTACAACCACATCACCAACTTTCCCTTCATTGACAACCAAAGTACCTGAAGCAGTATTATCAGTCTGCACAACTCGCACACCTAAATTACCATCAATAGGCAGTGCCAAATCATCAAAACCATAGTTGGCCATCATGTACATAGCCATCGATTTTTCAGACTGAAGATTTCTGTAATCTGGATTACTAAGACGATTCCACTCTATATATACCTGTGAATCACATGCCCATGAAAATGGCTCGTCAGGACAAGTGCTGTTAATTGCATCTGTAGTAGCTCTGAAGTTTTTAACGGCCGCAGCAGAATACAAATAACCCGCTGCTGGAACAGTCACGTCACCGCGCTGGAAGTCACTAAACTTGTACAATGCCAAATATTCTTCTGCCTGTCCCTCAGTAACCTTAGGCAAAGTATTTTTATCGTATCCATTAAACCATGTGGCATAACGAGTATTCCAATCATAGCCAGTGTTAATATTATCGGCTTCTTTCTCGGAATATCTCACCCCAGCTTTTATTGATTTAACTACAGCTCCTTCGAAATCATATTCCGCATCAAAACGAGCTGTTTTCGCTTCGGCATTGTTTCTTTCAAAGTGAGTCATTTGCTGACCCAGACTATAATTTGAGTAATCCGCCATGTATTGAGGATCAATCAAAATGGTCGGTGTTTCTGAGCCCATACCATCCATGTACGCCTCTGCGGGAATTACCTTTAACCCCAGAGTGTAATCATCAACTTTTGCCTCCGCTTTTACGTATTGAAAATCTGCTGAGAATTTCCAATGATCGTCTGGAGACCATTTAACACCAGTAGAGTAATCTGTAGTTTTGGAGACATTATTTGCCCAGCGGGTGCTGGTACCAAAATCCAATCCCCAATCTGCCGGATTTGCTACAGTCACGGTACCAGATCTCATAGCACCATTGTCACTGTAAACCCAATCATTATCTGCAGTTGGTACTAATGCCTGGTCACCATTACCACCTTCTAAAAAGAAAGCATTTTCATCGTATGTAGTATCGTGCTTACTCCGGAAAGCCGTAAAGTAAACTTCTGCTTGGTCATTAGGTGCCCATTGCAAAGCGAGGTATGCACCTTCGCGTGTGCTCTGATAGTCGTTGCGACGCCAATCTACCCCTTTGGAGACCCATACATCGTCCCCATCAATTGTTCTCGGCAAATAAGGACGAGTGTAAACCTGATCTGAACGGCTCGCCAAATCGGAGGTAGATGCGTTAATCAGAACACCAAATTCACCAACCGCTGTCTCCCAGCGATTGCTATACAATCCCGAGTACTCACCATTGGTTTCTTTTAATTGATCGCCATAGTTAGCTTTGGCAGAAACACTGATCAATTGTTCATCCGAGTCAAAAGGCATGCGTGTACGCAGATTGACCGTACCACCCAACCCACCTTCAATCATGTCTGCTGATGGGCTTTTATAGGTATCAACCGCATACATCAACTCGGCGGGAACATCTTCAAAACTTAAACCACGACCGCTGGCCGCAGAGAATACATCGCGACCATTCAACTCGGCACGAACCTGGGTCAAACCGCGAATAGCCACACCACTACCTTCAGCAGCAGGATGCTCTGCATCGTTATTGGTATAGCGACCAACAGATACACCAGGCACACGTTGCAACGCTTCTGTAACGCTGCGATCGGGCAATTTACCGATGTCTTCTGCAACCAGCGAATCGACGATAGTTGACGCATTTCGCTTGATATCCTGTGCAGACTGAATACTTGCACGCTGTCCAGTAACGATAACCTCTTCTACCTGATCAGCATTTTTTGAGTCCTGCGCCACTGCTGGCATCGAAGCAGCCCCAACCATCAAGGATAACCCTGATGCCATACCGATATAAACGGGTAGTTTTTTTCTCAAAAATTGTTTCTTATTGTTAGTTGTCATGATTTTCTCCAGTTTAAGTTATTAGAACACCCCTAAAACAATCTTCCGCTGCACACTTATTGGTATCAGCATCTGCACAGCCCAGGTTTACTTCTGCATACTCAAGAGATACTCGCCGCCTTCCTTGACATTGATAACTACTTCCCCTTGCCGACAGCGAACCGGCCTGGTTTTCGCCAGCCCTTTTTGCGCAATCCTGAATTGACAGACGTCGACCAATGCCGAACTGCGCATACGTATCCGGCCAGTATGATTTGACCGTAAATACAATGTGGTTAACGATTTGTTAGTCCATTGCATATCGAGTGTTATTCCACCTCTTGCGCGCAAACCGCGAACATTACCTGTTGCCCAGGCGTCGGGTAGCGCAGGTAAAAACTCAATAACACCGTTGTGACTTTGTACCAGCATTTCTGCAACGCCGGCGGTTGCACCGAAATTACCGTCAATTTGGAACGGAGGGTGATTGTCCCAAAGGTTTGGCAAAGTGCTGCGTTGTAATTGTTCACCCAGGACTTTATGGGCACGATTACCATCCAGCAGGCGCGCCCAGAAATTAACTTTCCACGCCTGTGACCACCCGGTACCACCATCACCGCGGGCATTCAGTGTTGTGCGTGCTGCCTGCAGCAGTTCCGGCGTTTTACGGGGATCTATATAGCGCCCGGGATGAAGCGCAAATAAATGAGAAATATGGCGGTGATCATTTTTGGGATCGTCAATATCTTCTTTCCATTCCTGTAATTGTCCCCAGGAGCCGATACGAATGCCTCGATCCATATTTTTTAAAGTCTGGTCTACAAGGCGCTTGAATTTCTTATCCCCCACCAGTGCTGCTGCCTCAGAGGTATTACGCAACAGATCAAAGACTATCTGCTGCGACATTGCGGCACCGGTCGTAAATGGCCCATGTTCCGGCGAAAAGCTGGGGGTTACGACCCATAAGCCATCACGTGGATCTTTCACCAGGAAATCCAGCCAGAACTCTGCTGCGCCTTTCATTAAGGGATAAGCCCTGTTGCGCAAAAAAGCCTGATCGCCAGAGAATAGAAAATGCTCATAATAATGTTGTGCCAACCAGGCACCGGCCTCGGGTTGCCAGAATGCCGTTGGCCAATCAATCACACCGGTAAAGCCCCAGATATTGGTATTTAAAAATAACGCCCATCCTTTGCTGACATCGGCAATACGCTGTGCGGAGATGTTCCCCGGTTCCACCAAACTATCGACAAAATCAAAATAAGGCTGCATCAATTCCGGCAAATTGGCGGTTTCTGCCAGCCAATAATTCATTTGCAGGTTGATATTGACATGGTAATCCGCATT from Cellvibrio japonicus Ueda107 includes:
- a CDS encoding glycoside hydrolase family 95 protein gives rise to the protein MSAEVSRESVPLAIAFDRPATDWEREGLPIGNGAMGAVISGGVEQDIIQFNEKTLWTGGPGSVRGYDFGIPAESQASALAKVRDSIRKDGSISPEKAAELMGRKILGYGDYQTFGDLILSFPENDSGVIKYNRRLSLDEGRVILGYQQEGVTYTREYFASYPDGVIVVRLSADKPGQIHLRVGLRTPDNRQVTTRIEGNQLDIVGELQDNKLGFAARIAVVAEGGNLDNSGQQSLQVKRADAVTIVFAAATNYAQRYPHYRQADASYAQQKISNTLAAALQKNYAQLLARHTQDYQSLYKRVALDIGQGVHSLATPALLAQYKTGNAALDRSLEAIYFQFGRYLLIASSRPGSLPANLQGVWNNSITPPWNADYHVNINLQMNYWLAETANLPELMQPYFDFVDSLVEPGNISAQRIADVSKGWALFLNTNIWGFTGVIDWPTAFWQPEAGAWLAQHYYEHFLFSGDQAFLRNRAYPLMKGAAEFWLDFLVKDPRDGLWVVTPSFSPEHGPFTTGAAMSQQIVFDLLRNTSEAAALVGDKKFKRLVDQTLKNMDRGIRIGSWGQLQEWKEDIDDPKNDHRHISHLFALHPGRYIDPRKTPELLQAARTTLNARGDGGTGWSQAWKVNFWARLLDGNRAHKVLGEQLQRSTLPNLWDNHPPFQIDGNFGATAGVAEMLVQSHNGVIEFLPALPDAWATGNVRGLRARGGITLDMQWTNKSLTTLYLRSNHTGRIRMRSSALVDVCQFRIAQKGLAKTRPVRCRQGEVVINVKEGGEYLLSMQK
- a CDS encoding TonB-dependent receptor codes for the protein MTTNNKKQFLRKKLPVYIGMASGLSLMVGAASMPAVAQDSKNADQVEEVIVTGQRASIQSAQDIKRNASTIVDSLVAEDIGKLPDRSVTEALQRVPGVSVGRYTNNDAEHPAAEGSGVAIRGLTQVRAELNGRDVFSAASGRGLSFEDVPAELMYAVDTYKSPSADMIEGGLGGTVNLRTRMPFDSDEQLISVSAKANYGDQLKETNGEYSGLYSNRWETAVGEFGVLINASTSDLASRSDQVYTRPYLPRTIDGDDVWVSKGVDWRRNDYQSTREGAYLALQWAPNDQAEVYFTAFRSKHDTTYDENAFFLEGGNGDQALVPTADNDWVYSDNGAMRSGTVTVANPADWGLDFGTSTRWANNVSKTTDYSTGVKWSPDDHWKFSADFQYVKAEAKVDDYTLGLKVIPAEAYMDGMGSETPTILIDPQYMADYSNYSLGQQMTHFERNNAEAKTARFDAEYDFEGAVVKSIKAGVRYSEKEADNINTGYDWNTRYATWFNGYDKNTLPKVTEGQAEEYLALYKFSDFQRGDVTVPAAGYLYSAAAVKNFRATTDAINSTCPDEPFSWACDSQVYIEWNRLSNPDYRNLQSEKSMAMYMMANYGFDDLALPIDGNLGVRVVQTDNTASGTLVVNEGKVGDVVVVPRITQPLEAKVSDTHVLPSFNLRMRATDDVYIRFAASKAIWAPSFSDMQAFVTVDPNIDQETGIIRAYNLNQDTNPYLKPMEATQFDLSIEWYFDDLGGMVYAALFNKQVEGFFKKKTAPYAIGDFSGTATWLDNVGSGDINGLEIGINKFFDTLPAPFDGLGIQANYTYIDSKADVSLPNSNGTSGAAPVDTDGSAYGQLPVDQLSKNAFNLVGMYEKDGFSARLAYSWRSKYLIAWGGNGFNPDFPDWSGKASIPVYNDDYGQLDASISYTFLDNYTITAEATNLLKEKTIGIMDQNGAGDNIAYSYAQDARFAVGLRARF